The following is a genomic window from Miscanthus floridulus cultivar M001 chromosome 14, ASM1932011v1, whole genome shotgun sequence.
GTGCCACACAATTTTTTTTCCCTCCACAATACCTATCAAGCTTTGCCTGTGTAAAATCTTTTTTACCGATTTCTAGGAGAGCAATGAAATCTAGCCCCTGCTCTCTTGTTGTATTACTCAGAAATTTGGTTTTAGCCAAGTCATGAAGACCTCTGTTATTCCAGAAAATTCCCTTCATTTGGTACTAATCTTATTGATCCTAACCTTTAACTTTCGTGAAGCCCTTTTCCTTGACGACTTAGCGCCTGACTTCTGTTGAACAGTCTTAAGGTCACTACTTAGGTGATAACTGTCATCGTCAAAAATTTCTTTCATTAAATCTCCACACAAAGATTCTAGCGCTTTCTTTTCAAAATTATCGGAATCAACTGATTCACTGTCTGAAAACTCATCCTCCCCTACCCCTAAAACCGAGCAGGACCTTTCACTAACCAAAACACCCTCCACTAAGTTCTGAACACTCAATTCAAAGGAACCCCCATTATTATTGCCCACCCCTAATCCCAAAGCCTGCAGGTTATCTACAGCGTTTGAAAGAGGTAAAAAACAAGATGGGTCAGACAAGTTGTTACCTTTGTTGCATTCCAGAATTCTGGACTGCACCAAGCGTTCCGCCCGCACTAGATATGTTCTGCCGCCACTCCAGCAAGCCTTGGACTCGCCCTGGTCGGGGATTGGACAACCTCTAGGATCAACGCAGCTCCAACGAACTTTGCATCAGCAAGTCCGTCCGGAGCCATCAGCGTGCAGCGCTTCTCCCCCTCCACTTCAGCACTTTCTTCAGCGTCTTCTCTCATTTCCTTCACCTGAGTAGCTGTTGTACTCCCTTCCACTTCCATCGCTTCCCCTCCACCATCCACCTCCTCAGAAAAAACCCCAACCATCTCAGGGTTTTCAGTTGCACCTTCCAAGGTCTCTTCCTTTTCTTCCATCACTTTTGAAGCTATGTCCACCAAAACCTCATTCatagctactccctccgtcccaaaatatctgtcgctttcgcttcccgagaaacaactttgataaaatatatattataaaatattaatatttatggtacataattagtattattggaaagatctttgaatctagttttttaataaatttatttgaagatacaaatgttgtacgtattttctacaaatcgagtcaaacttatgGCACGAAAACCGGAAACGACAGATaatatgggacggagggagtatatcaaTCACCTTGCTGGCCTTCCAACTAAGGAACTCCTGAAATTCCTCTTCACTAAGGACATGTCCATTAATTGGAGCATCTTTCTCAGACTGAGAATCCTTCCTTTTGTCCTCCCCGCCATTCCCTTTAGGGCGCTTGTTATCCATCATCCTTGGTCATCATCCAGTCCATTCTCACTGTTTGGACCTGTTTCTTCCCTTCTCCATCcccctcatcttctccaccatccCATTCAATGTCAACCTCCTCTCCAATCTCATCAAAACCTCTTTTCTCAACTTCAAACTCCAAGTCAAAATAATGATCGCCAATCACCACATCCAGCATCCTCAGGATCAGTTTAGGATCCAGCACAGCAACCAAAATGCGCCCGAACTCGTTCTTCCTCGTGGTCTCCATGTCAACAGTTTGTGTCGAACCTAACAGAGATCTCACCGCCCACAAGATGAAAAACTCGCGAAGCGGTTCTCTGATGCACCTCACCCACACCTTGGGCAACAGGAAACCCTCTTCCTTTTCTTGCCACTCTTCAAACTACAGTCTAGTGCCATCAGGCACTCCCTCTCCCTTTGCATCTGCTCCACCATAAGCAATTGAACGTTGCAGCTTAGCCTTAGAAGGGAACTGGGTTAGAAACTTGCATGATCCTCCTTAGCTACATCATCATCTGGTCTCTGGACAAAGTACCGCCAACCACTGAAATCCGAGCCATCTTGGAATCCTTCTTCATCGTGGGCAGAGGCGGATGAGGGTTATGATAAAATCCCAGCCCCATCACTGCATATCCCGCAGCATGAGCCACAGGCCTCGGCGCTTTGAGGAGACAACACTTGTGGTTCATGTGCTCATGCGAGTCACATATCACACAATACACCTCCGCCTTGCAAGCCACCGCCTGGTGCCCCTTCTTTGAACACCTATAGAACAACGTCCACCCACCTTGACAGCATCCCCTCCATCCCTACTACCACCAACCTCAACTGACATACCAAGGTCAATGTCAGACCCCAGCCCAGAAACATCACCATCGGCTTCAGAAGGCTCACCTGCACCGTTTCCCTTTTCCTGCAACTGTGGTTGCCGCCTGTCTTCTTGCCATACCCATCGCCCAGACGCTGGCTCCATAAGCCCGCCTCTCCCAGCTCCACCCGGTGGAGAGAACTGCCCAGCGCGTCCCCTACCAAAACCTCCGAACCTACCGGAGCGTGCTCCTTTGAAATCACCCTGGGGAGCACCACCCCTCCATGCCCAACTCTCCCGTCCGCCCCAGCTTCGCCCGGCGCCTACTGCACCCCGATCACGACGATAAGGTCCATATGCACCTGCGCTCACCCTTTCACCTCTATCACGCACACCATGGTTGCCCGCCATCTTCTTCGGCTCGGTCACCCGCTCAACCTTACGCCCGCAGACTAGCGCTCCCACTGACGAGATTTTTTGGCTGGGGTGTGGATCAACCCTCCGAGCCCGAGCCGAAACGCTTAAGTCCTCTCCTCTCGCCGCCAGACTCCTCGGGACACTAATCCCTGTGTTGGCTTAAAGGCTGGGTGTGAGCCCACTTTAATTATCTTGCCAGCAGCAAACGTTTCCAGCCCACATGCCTTTGGACGGCCCAACGACCGTCCCTGCACAGAGACCGATCCTGTCTTCCCTCCTTCCCTTTTCTCTAAACCAGAATTAATGCGTCTGTCCCTCTCCAAGAACAAATCTCTCAAAGATTTTGCTGTTTTAGATGAGCTGGATAGCCTTAGATCATTGACCATTATATCTCCAATTTGGCGATTATGTGGGGACCGTGGTTTAGGCAGCGGTCCCCTCCACGGTTTCTCGGTCCTCTGGAAACGCAAATCGGCCACCGCCTCCCTAATTTCTAGATGCCAGCGACCGAGGGTGGCTAGCATGCCCTGCCCCCCCTACCCATTGAAACAAATTTTGGAGAGTGAAAATTCTCTGTTAACAGAGTCTCAGCTCTTATCAAATCATCTACCGAGAACCCAGCCCATGTTGCATCTCGTATGAACTCCTTTTCAGAATTGTATGATTCTTCGCCAGGATCCCCATCCTCCTGTTTGGTGCCATCGTCGTGAAGTGCCCAGAATCTCGACCCCCTCCACGACCTTTCTGCTCCGACTAGCGGCTCTGAAGTCGTAAGATAGGGAGCAGAGTGTCGCCTTTTAAGGCTCCCTGGCATCATTAAGCTACGCTTTGGCCCTGTTTGCTCAGCCATTATCATACAGAGCTTAGCAGACTTAGCTCCTAAGCAGTGTACAAGCAGGCGGTTAAACTTTCCCCAAACTTCTAAAACTTCAGTTACTTCACAAACTAGAACTTACTCGAGCAGGAGCCGTGCGTCCGTCCAAGCGGTCTGTCGTCGCCGCACCGCCCTATCGCTCGTTTCAGCTGCTTCCTACGAAGACAGAGCACGCACCTCCCTGACGCCTACGCAAGACTCGCAATGCCTCACCTCGTCGGAGATTTGGAGCTACTCGCCCTTTCGAGAAGTGGCCGGTGGCCACTGACTGGGCGTGGCCCTCCAGCTGTCGCCGAGAGGACGAGCGCTCCGACCGGCACCAGCAGCTTCTTCTCCCGGAGCTCCGTCGGCCACCTACACCCCCGGCCCCGCCGGACAGACGGCGGAAGGGTCCCCGAGGCGGAGCGCGGGTCCCGCCCCGAGCGCCCCCAATCAGCCTGAGCGGTCCTCCAGAGGTCGCCGAGGGGTTGGGTTTCCACTGTACCCAGCAGCTCCGTCGCCCGAAGCTCCGCCGGCCACCACTTCCTCCCCCGGCCCCGCCGGAGAGGCGACAGAGGGATCTCCCGTGGCGGCCGTTGCTTGCATGCCTATCTAGATACCCAATCATGCGGACGAAGCTTGCGCATGCACGGAAATGGAGTTCGCGCGTGCAGGAATTGGAGGATGGCGAGCGACCCAGACTAGCTTTTTATGGCTACCCGAAAGGGTGGAATAGCTCGCTTGCCAATTTAAAAACCGGGATACAATACCTGTTCAAGCTTCATTTTTACCATCTAAACTCTAAAATAGACTTCAGAATAGGATTAGCacatctcttggagatgctcttagagaaACGCAAACATGGTACTAGCAGTATCACACACGCCAACCGGCCGGCCAAATTTGGCTTCTTCTGACCCTCGGGGGATAGCACATCAAATGGAATGACGATGGCATTGACTGATCCGTTGGAGGTTAGTTTTCTTGCGCGTTGGCTAAAAAAAGCAATAGCGAGTTGGATGCTAActttcttggagatgctcttagcaaGCTTTAGGTTTTCATCTGTCCTTTTCCTAAATTTTCGGCTATAAATAGAATTGTACTGAACCTCTGCAGTTATGCTCcgttctctctctccccctccatcccTTCTGCCACCAAAGCCTTTTTTTCTTTGTTTGTTCCGAATTGCTGTGATCTTCTTCTTTATTAAGACTAgtgttttttaaataaaaaacaatCGTTCACCAGTCGTCTAGTAGCCATTATTTAGGCTAATGGACATACTGCACGAGCGAAATAGTCAATCAAGTGGAATAAATAACCATTTAAATGGAAACGACGCATCATCGTATAGAGTTTAAACGATATCTAAATGTGCTAAACAACTCTTTGGACGAACAATGATTAATACACGCTGCACAGCACACAGCTCCTGGCAGCCACTACTTCATCAACAAAGACAAAAAGAGAAAAATATATCACCAACAAAATTAATTAGCAAAGATAGTAGTGTCGtgagagcccccccccccccccccccccccccccccgaccatATAGGAGTTTTGTTGAAAAGACTGGGTTGTTGTCAGCATCGACGGACGTCGTTACCCTTCTTGAAGGTATCGCTGTGGAAACCTACTCCCCCGACTAGTTTACTTCGCTTGTGCCGGTGGCGTTCAGAGTGTTGTTTGATAGCTGTTGCTTCTGAGGATCATGGTTTTTGTGTTTCTTGCAGTAGTGGTTCTGTTGTTGCATCCGTTGTGAGGTTgtagtttttattttattttggtttCGTAATTTCTTCTTCTCTATTAATATATGCCCGACATACTCCTATCGATGGCTCTTCAAAAAAAAATAGCAAAGATAGGTCCCTCCTGGTTGGGTACCAAAAGTTACAAGCACCTTGCACATTTGTTTTCTATAAGACAGTATCCTCTCGGTTGAAGAGAGATGTAGCATATTACAAATGACAACTTTATTTGCAACATAACTCAATACATATTGGAATCAGACTGTATTATTGGTAAATGCAAGATGTTCTAACTCGTATAAACATAACTCATGAATCCGGGTCACATACGAGATATAGATGGCATGAGCGAGTACCTCTTGAAATCGGATTTCGTATCTATCATTGCTAGATGCTAgttgttctaactcgtatgagcatgGATCATATGTGCGCCTGGACATACGAGACACGGAGGACTCTATTGTCCGAGTAGTTAGGGAGAGGtggacaaattaaaaaaaaaataggtggagagaaattttgTCTATTTAATATTAGGTACAGATGGATAGGATACGAACCACAATCTTCTCATGAATCGCTGAAAGTTTTCATAATAACATGTTTGAGGTGCATGCATGCAACTAAATGTTACTACCTCCAGGCAATTGATTTGCTTGCTATTCACTTTGCTTGTCTGAAACGACAAGTTCTCCTGAATAGAGATAgtacgccggcgccggcgacccTCCCGTGATAGTATTAAGCAGTCTTGGCACCGGAGGCACGTCGACCTCGGAGAGACCCTCCAGAAACTGCACCACCTCGGCTATGGCCGGCCGATCAAGCTCGCTTTCCTGAATGCACCAGCACGCAACCTTGCAAATTCTTTCAACCTCCTCAAGATTGGCCTCGCCATGCAAATTCTCATCCACCAGGCTTCCAATCGTCTCTCCACTCTGATGAAGCCTGCGTGCAACTTTCAGAGGGAAAAATTCTGAATAGTCGCCATCCTTGAGGTACACTTGGCTTGAGTTCCTCCTCCCGGATATCAGCTCAAACAAGACCATCCCGTAGCTGTAAACATCTACTTTTGATGTGACAGCTTCTCCGCCAATCCATTCAGGTGCAAGGTATCCGATGGTTCCTCGCATCGTAGTTATCGCATGGCTAAATTCTCTTCCCAACACCTTTGCCATCCCAAAATCCGCAATCTTAGGCACGAACGCCGCGTCGAGGAGTATGTTCTCTGGCTTGATGTCACAGTGTATGATGCAGTCCCGGCAACCAGTGTGCAAGTAGGCTAGGCCTCTGGCTACTCCAACGGCTATTTGGTACCTGAGGCTCCAATCCAAGACTGTATCACTACTGGCCTTTTTGAACAGAAGAACATCAAGGGAGTGCTTTGGCATGTATTCATACACGAGTAGCCTCTTATCGCCTTCACAGCAGAACCCGATCAGTTTGACTAGATTGATATGCTGGATGATTCCGATCGAGCTCACTTCTGCCCTGAACTGCTTCTCTCCTTGATGGTTGCCGTCGAGCCTCTTCACTGCCACCATGGTGAAAGAGTCACCCAAGTACCCCTTGAACACGGAGCCGAAACCGCCTCCCCCTAACTTTTCAGAGAAGTTTTTAGTCGCGCGCTGCAAATCGGCGTATCGAAATGCAATTACCCCAATGCCGCCACCTTGAGCATTTCCTGGCGTGCGACTGCAAGAAAACCACTGCCCTTTCCTCCTccagatcatcatcatcagagcAAGCACCATGAGCCCGAAGACTGCAGCGCTTGCACCAATGGCGATTCCACTATTCTTCGTCTTCCTCGCCGCACTTGGCACGTCTTTTGCAGCGAGGCGGACGTAAAGCATCTCCCCATTTCCATCATCTGAACCGTCAGACTGTTGCTGCTTCACGTTGGTCAACTTGCCATGCCAGACAGAGCAGCCTCCCGTCCCATAGGAATACGCAGTGCAGGAGCAGTTGCCTAGGCAGACCTGTGAGCAATCGTCTCCGCTCGTCGTAGCCTGCACTGTCTCCGCGCCATGGGGCAACCTGACGCGTTGCACGGCGTAGAACCTATCCGTGGGAGCCGCCGCCGtcttgctgccgccgccgccgcttccacaGACGTCGTCTAACGGAGTGTTCCTGACGCACCCGTCTCTCCTATCCCCGAGCTCCCAGTCCACGGACGAGCTGACAGAGAAACCCTTCATGCAGCCGCAGATCGGGTCGGCGGTGTCGTCGCAGACCGTGAAAGGCCCACACGTGGCGTAGGTGTCGCACAGGTGCACGGGCTGCCTGTAGTGCACCAGCCAGTCCTGCAGCTCCTCCGTCCACACGCCCACGAAGGCCTGGCCGTCGACGCCCAGCTGCGTGAGCGCCATCGCCGTCTCGTCGCGCAGCGTGTACGTGAGGTACACCTCCTGGTCGTTGTTCACGAACGTGAACGCCGGCAGCACCGGCCCAATCATCTCCGGCGCTAGGCTGAAGTACTGCCCGTTCCACTGCCCCGTGGACACGATCTCCACGGTGGAGTTCCACACGAGCCGCCCGATGCCGTCGTCGCGGTCGAACCCTAGGGTGTAGAGGCCGGGACGCTGGTCGACCAGGCTCTTCCTCGACACGAGGCGGCGGTTCAGGCCGGTCGCCTTGTCCCAGCCGATCTTGGCGCCGGCGAAGAAGGTGTCCGTCGGGTAGTCGAAGCTCTGCCAGAAGACGTCGGACGAGTTGACGGAGCTCCGCAGGACGAGGTTGCCGTCGTTCAGCAGCACGGCGACGGTGGCGTTGGTGGTGGGGTTCGCGCGGGTGGACCAGATGACGGAGTTGGTGGTCTGGTCCAGGATGACCAGGTTGCCATCGCCGGAGATGGCGAGCTCGGGTATGGCGGGGTCGACCACGGGGCTGTCGCCGTTGGCACTCCAGAGTGGGGTCAGCTTCGGGACCTTGCTGAACCATATGCCGAGGTACGTGTTGGGGTTGCTGGTGGTGTGGTGGAAGGGCGTGATGTTCGGCTTGAAGAAGCCCAGCGTGAACTTGCTGTTGTTGGAGacgagcctgctgctgctgccggcgAGCCCGTTGCCGGGTGACACCGTGTCCGTGGCGGCGGAGCAGGACGGCTGCTGCAGGGAGAGGAGTCCAACAAGGACGACGACGCGAAGAAGGTGAGGCATGGTTTGGTGACTTGGTGAAGCGAACCGAGGAATGACCGAGCTAGGGGGAGAGTGGTGTGGGTGAAGCTAGCTAGAATCGCAGAACAGGAATTGCTTTGGAAACGTCAGGACCGCTGCTCAGTCCAGCTTGCAGGTCAACGTGATGATGTGCACATCTCAATCAGTCTATATCATCAAACGACATCTTCTCTTCTTATCATCGAACAACCTCGAAATATATATACACGGCTTGGCCGAATTTTCTTCATCGCCGGCGGTCGTCAAACCTCTACGTTTGGGGGAAGACGACTGTATAGTAAGAAAGGCTGTTTGCTTTGAAATATGCATGTGCCAACAAATGACACCGTCATATCCTTGATCTTCATCCGTCCATTTTCAACGTTTGATGGTGTCAGTGGCAACTTGTgaagtaaggccttgtttagattaccccaaaattccaagttttttcactctctctccatcacatcaatttttagccatttgcatggagcattaaatgtaggtaaaaaaaaaaactaattgcacagtttagttggaaatcacgagatgaatcttttgaacttagttggtccacgattggacaatatttaccaaataagacgaaagtgctactattcatcgggttgaaatttttctcaatctaaacaaggcctaagaaaGGTTTGTGACTGGTTTTGTAATGTCTGTTCCAGCATTGAACCCCTTTTAAAACCACTAGTGTATAGTGCCCGTGCAAGCTAATACATACATAATTTGATATGCTGACCAGAGACTCACAGATCACTCTCGACTAACCCATGACTGCACGTCCTGACTTGTTCATCGACAGGTAGACTATGAGTGACAAAGCACACAAACAACTGCATCCATCAGAGAGCCTTTTGGCACTCGAGTCCATTGAAGTAATAATTTATTAATGTGCCATTCTGTTGACCAACTATATGGCGCCACCCTCGTGCAGTAGTGCATTGCATTACCTCGGTAATTTATATGAAGATTTTCAGGTGTTACTTTAAGGCCTTTTTATAATGATAGGGGTGGAGAATTTTATTGTAAATTTAATTAGTTGATCTATTTAAATACTGGTATTGTTATTTTAGATCTAATTCTTATTATCGTCAGTAAAGATTATGGTTTACATTCTCAAAAAAAATTATTGTTCACAAAAAAAGATTATTGTTTAAATACTGCTATTACCGTTtgccgccgccgcgctcgcccTGCGCCCGCCCTGCCCTCCCCGCTCCACCCCGGCCCCGACCGCCCCGCGCCGCCCCGTCCCCGACCCGCCCCGCGAACCCCGCGCCGGCGCGCCGCCGGCCCGGCCGCGCCCCGCCGTGGTGCCGCCCCTCCCCACCCTGGCCGGCCACCGGATCCAGGGCGCCCCGACCGCGCCCCGCTCCGGCGCCGCCCCGCCCCACCCCGGTCGGCCTCCGGCCACCGGTTCCGGGCCGCCCCGGCTGCTCGGCGCCCCGCCTGCCCGGCGCCAGCCCAAGGCAGCGGCCCCGGCGAGCCCGCCGCGGCcctggaggaaggaggaagaaggtagcaggaagaggaaggaggaagaaggaggaagaagaaggaagaagaaggaagaagaagaaggaagaaaaaggaggaagaaggagaagaagaaggaagaagaagaaggaagaataaggaggaggaagaaggagaagaaaaaggaagaagaaggagggggagaaggggagagggggaggaagccgaggtggaggGGACGAACGTTCGTCCACGCCgttcgtccacgccatcaacccCGCCCTCGCCGGAGGAGAAGGTAAAGTCGCagggttgtcggccatcgcgccgtttatgtcgttgacggccttcgtgccgggttTGTGGTCATCGTGCCCCAAATgtggatgtcggccatcgtgccgacggtttttcttgtaggttttggaaacctccctgtgcaagggaggttctgccgaaattttcaacttttagtgatgtttttcttcttttgcagagcaggacctgtcgaAGGGGACCCGGAGCACCTCGGCGACCCTGATCGTCTTCATCGGTGTtgcggtcctgcctgcacagcgccgactcaccactgcaccgactcgccactgcGCCGCTAGCCTGTCTCCACCGCCATCCTAGGTATAATTGAGCTCTCTTCCTTACCGTTGTAGTACGTAGATCAGTgtagcctagttaggcgtctcccatccaaaacagatacggttggaggtatactgatctctgcatatctatgaccgtatctatttcggattgtccacgttttttggatagcccgcggatgcgtagatgggttagtttccatgttctgctcggatccgagacggagtttcggcaccacctcactgttgttctccggatacacactctcccttccaggacgtgtatcgggagaacagcggggaggtgctgccgaaattctgtcttggatcggagtagagcatggaaactaacctcatctacgcatccgcgggtgggattaggacctatcctcacctattagacagtaggcacgccgtgcagatgcaactgatggttatattactccgttatgtgtatatgctagaggatggataaccgtgagtggatgtacatgggacgcccaagtcaggctcaaatcacccatgaatggatggataagaccgagaaattcttggaccatgcatttaagGCAGCTAAGGGAGCGAGAGACACGTTCTATCCCTGCAGCCAatgtgaaaacaagaaaagaaaaacatgggaagtcatggtgcagcatctttgcaagtatggatttatgccaaactatacccggtgggtgtccCATGGTGAAGCCTATCGTCCTAGAGAGGAGGCCGTGAGACGACGCTTGGAGGCATTTGACGGTGATGGCGGGGTaccaggatggttaggtgactatgaGGATGCGACGTTTGCTGAAAGGCCTAtggaggacgagcaggaggatgaggaggaggagccagagccaagcgcTAAGGCGTTCGTGGCCATGTTGGATTTGGCATAGAAGGTCCTACATGAGAAGAcaacggtttctcaactggatgccattggccaCCTACTGGGGTTGAAGTCCCAGCACAATATGACTCGAGCCTACTTCGATGCTATGATGGCAATTATTGGGGGGCTGCTTCTAGAGGGTCATCATCTGCCGAGCAGCTTGTATGAGTCAACGAGACTCCTTCGGGCActgaagatgccatatgagcagatacattgttgtc
Proteins encoded in this region:
- the LOC136503687 gene encoding uncharacterized protein, producing the protein MADNPATLPSPPARAGLMAWTNGVDERPRRARRGRCLGLAPGRRGAEQPGRPGTGGRRPTGVGRGGAGAGRGRGALDPVAGQGGEGRHHGGARPGRRRAGAGFAGRVGDGAARGGRGRGGAGRAGRAQGERGGGKR
- the LOC136505963 gene encoding G-type lectin S-receptor-like serine/threonine-protein kinase At2g19130 codes for the protein MPHLLRVVVLVGLLSLQQPSCSAATDTVSPGNGLAGSSSRLVSNNSKFTLGFFKPNITPFHHTTSNPNTYLGIWFSKVPKLTPLWSANGDSPVVDPAIPELAISGDGNLVILDQTTNSVIWSTRANPTTNATVAVLLNDGNLVLRSSVNSSDVFWQSFDYPTDTFFAGAKIGWDKATGLNRRLVSRKSLVDQRPGLYTLGFDRDDGIGRLVWNSTVEIVSTGQWNGQYFSLAPEMIGPVLPAFTFVNNDQEVYLTYTLRDETAMALTQLGVDGQAFVGVWTEELQDWLVHYRQPVHLCDTYATCGPFTVCDDTADPICGCMKGFSVSSSVDWELGDRRDGCVRNTPLDDVCGSGGGGSKTAAAPTDRFYAVQRVRLPHGAETVQATTSGDDCSQVCLGNCSCTAYSYGTGGCSVWHGKLTNVKQQQSDGSDDGNGEMLYVRLAAKDVPSAARKTKNSGIAIGASAAVFGLMVLALMMMIWRRKGQWFSCSRTPGNAQGGGIGVIAFRYADLQRATKNFSEKLGGGGFGSVFKGYLGDSFTMVAVKRLDGNHQGEKQFRAEVSSIGIIQHINLVKLIGFCCEGDKRLLVYEYMPKHSLDVLLFKKASSDTVLDWSLRYQIAVGVARGLAYLHTGCRDCIIHCDIKPENILLDAAFVPKIADFGMAKVLGREFSHAITTMRGTIGYLAPEWIGGEAVTSKVDVYSYGMVLFELISGRRNSSQVYLKDGDYSEFFPLKVARRLHQSGETIGSLVDENLHGEANLEEVERICKVACWCIQESELDRPAIAEVVQFLEGLSEVDVPPVPRLLNTITGGSPAPAYYLYSGELVVSDKQSE